Proteins found in one Sporosarcina sp. FSL K6-3457 genomic segment:
- a CDS encoding betaine/proline/choline family ABC transporter ATP-binding protein: MLKFENVSKVYGDGFQAVKSVNFDIQQGEFLVLIGPSGSGKSTTMKMINKMEPHTSGTISINGKDINSYNPSELRRNIGYVIQQIGLFPHYTIEKNIAIVPQLKGWNPKEVKARVNELLDLVGLDPDIFATRYPKELSGGQQQRVGIARALAGNPDIILMDEPFSALDPLTRDQLQEEVSALHKKLNKTFVFVTHDMDEALKMGDRIAIMKDGKLLQLDTPEKLLHEPAHGFVEEFIGKHRITQNPELMSVTEIMSESVVTSLPHRSPEKALSLIRQRKITNLIVVDDNNKLLGIVSAYDVIKKLDDIKTIEEIMVSREPFLSDAATAKDAIIMMDDAPFGIIPVVDHYQKVLGVVTRGSLLSVMSSQWTETEESQ; encoded by the coding sequence ATGCTAAAATTTGAAAACGTAAGTAAAGTGTATGGTGACGGATTCCAAGCTGTGAAATCTGTCAATTTTGATATTCAACAAGGCGAATTTCTTGTGTTGATTGGACCAAGTGGTTCGGGTAAATCTACAACGATGAAAATGATTAACAAGATGGAACCACATACAAGCGGAACGATTTCCATCAACGGCAAAGATATCAATTCGTATAATCCGTCTGAATTACGTAGAAACATCGGCTATGTCATCCAACAAATTGGCCTTTTCCCCCACTATACCATCGAAAAAAACATCGCCATTGTTCCCCAACTAAAAGGCTGGAATCCTAAGGAAGTCAAAGCCCGTGTCAACGAGCTTCTTGATTTAGTCGGTCTTGATCCGGACATATTTGCCACGCGCTATCCAAAGGAACTTTCAGGTGGTCAGCAACAGCGTGTCGGTATCGCAAGAGCCCTTGCAGGCAATCCTGATATTATCTTAATGGACGAACCGTTCAGTGCACTCGATCCGTTAACACGTGATCAGTTACAAGAAGAGGTAAGCGCATTGCATAAAAAATTGAATAAGACATTCGTTTTTGTTACCCATGATATGGATGAAGCTTTAAAAATGGGCGATCGCATCGCTATTATGAAAGACGGTAAGCTTCTACAGTTGGACACTCCAGAGAAATTACTGCATGAACCAGCCCACGGCTTTGTAGAGGAGTTCATTGGGAAACATCGGATTACCCAAAACCCTGAACTCATGTCCGTTACCGAGATTATGTCGGAATCGGTCGTCACCTCTCTACCTCATCGATCTCCGGAAAAAGCACTCTCGCTTATCCGGCAGCGAAAAATTACAAACCTTATTGTTGTCGACGATAACAACAAATTACTCGGAATCGTTTCTGCCTACGATGTCATTAAAAAGTTAGATGATATTAAAACAATCGAGGAAATCATGGTGTCCCGAGAGCCATTTCTGAGTGATGCTGCGACTGCTAAAGACGCTATTATTATGATGGATGACGCACCTTTCGGTATTATCCCGGTTGTCGATCACTATCAAAAAGTATTAGGTGTTGTCACACGGGGTTCGTTGCTATCCGTCATGTCTAGTCAGTGGACAGAAACGGAGGAAAGCCAATGA
- a CDS encoding ABC transporter permease: protein MNNLTIWQQLAQQSQMRWKEVLEATSVHIQLVFFSMLIAIVLGITLGILITRVPKLTTVVLGGAGVMQTIPSLALLGFMIPIFGIGVKTAIAALFLYSLLPIIRNTYAGIKDVDKATTEAAKGMGMTSMQILFKVELPLALPVIMAGIRTAAVINVGTATLAAFIGAGGLGDFIFLGITRGIDGLILLGAIPAAFLAIVLETLFGAIEKWTTPEGLK, encoded by the coding sequence ATGAATAACTTAACAATTTGGCAACAACTAGCCCAACAATCACAAATGAGATGGAAAGAAGTGCTCGAAGCGACTTCTGTCCATATTCAACTCGTTTTCTTCTCAATGCTCATTGCCATTGTTCTTGGCATTACACTTGGAATTTTAATCACACGTGTTCCGAAACTCACAACAGTCGTACTTGGTGGTGCTGGTGTCATGCAGACCATTCCGAGCCTTGCATTGCTCGGTTTCATGATTCCAATTTTCGGAATTGGTGTAAAAACAGCAATCGCTGCGTTATTCCTTTATTCCTTGTTGCCAATTATTCGCAACACGTATGCAGGTATTAAAGATGTCGATAAAGCGACAACTGAAGCAGCAAAAGGAATGGGTATGACAAGTATGCAAATTCTATTTAAAGTAGAACTCCCATTAGCACTCCCTGTGATTATGGCTGGTATTCGAACAGCAGCGGTCATTAACGTCGGTACAGCAACGCTGGCAGCATTTATCGGTGCAGGCGGACTTGGTGATTTCATTTTCCTAGGCATTACACGCGGCATTGATGGATTGATTTTACTTGGCGCAATTCCAGCAGCATTTCTTGCAATTGTACTTGAAACGCTTTTCGGTGCAATTGAAAAATGGACGACGCCGGAAGGATTGAAGTAA
- a CDS encoding response regulator transcription factor, protein MDMTIFIVEDDVAIFNSLKERLGQWSLRVTGPDDFHDIMGAFFQEKPHLVMMDIQLPTYDGFHWCREIRAVSKVPIIFLSSRDHPMDMIMAMNMGADDYIQKPFHTDVLLAKIQAILRRTYAYGEETSDVLEWNGAVIDMKRGIIRKDGTEVELTKNEFFILAVLVQSMDEIVSRDDLIRKLWDDERFVNDNTLTVNVTRLRQKLADLELGEAIVTKKGLGYMAITL, encoded by the coding sequence ATGGATATGACGATTTTCATTGTTGAGGATGATGTCGCGATTTTTAATTCATTGAAAGAGCGTCTTGGGCAGTGGTCACTCCGTGTGACGGGACCAGATGATTTTCATGATATTATGGGGGCTTTTTTTCAAGAGAAGCCGCATTTGGTTATGATGGATATCCAGTTGCCTACCTATGATGGTTTTCACTGGTGCCGTGAAATACGTGCGGTGTCGAAAGTACCTATTATATTTTTATCGTCCCGTGATCATCCTATGGATATGATTATGGCGATGAATATGGGGGCGGATGATTATATTCAGAAGCCGTTTCATACGGATGTATTACTAGCGAAAATTCAAGCGATTTTACGGCGCACCTATGCATATGGGGAAGAGACATCGGATGTACTAGAATGGAATGGTGCAGTCATTGATATGAAGCGTGGTATTATTCGAAAAGATGGTACAGAAGTTGAGTTAACGAAAAATGAGTTTTTCATCTTGGCGGTACTCGTCCAATCGATGGATGAGATTGTGTCCCGTGACGATTTGATTCGCAAACTCTGGGATGATGAACGATTTGTCAATGATAATACGCTGACTGTCAATGTGACCCGATTGCGTCAAAAGCTTGCAGATCTAGAGCTTGGCGAAGCGATTGTTACGAAAAAAGGGCTTGGCTATATGGCGATTACGCTATAA
- the pduL gene encoding phosphate propanoyltransferase, translating into MNQQLIEKIVGEVLGQLTKVNSEPKQQPVLPANTIPIAVSARHVHLSQEHVEILFGKGYELTKKSDLSQPNQFAANETVVIAGPRGSIERVRVLGPARSLTQAEVSWTDAMKLGIKAPLRESGNIAGSGAFTLIGTKASLYLEEGLIIAQAHIHMQPQDATNLGVQDGDYVTVEAAGIRPIAYRNVKIRVSERYRLEMHIDTDEANAGLITQGATGYVVRPGEVSQKVVEGHSTPESIVNKQYSFTKKLLSNDDVRDIEASEIIVEKGTIITALARDTARDLGKSISVRK; encoded by the coding sequence ATGAATCAGCAATTGATTGAAAAAATTGTGGGAGAAGTACTTGGCCAGTTAACAAAAGTAAATAGCGAACCAAAACAGCAGCCTGTACTTCCTGCTAATACAATTCCAATCGCTGTTTCTGCTCGTCACGTCCATTTGTCGCAAGAACATGTGGAGATACTGTTTGGCAAAGGGTATGAATTGACAAAGAAATCCGATTTGTCCCAACCCAACCAATTTGCAGCGAATGAGACAGTAGTCATTGCCGGGCCAAGAGGGAGCATTGAACGTGTTCGTGTACTTGGTCCTGCACGCTCGTTGACGCAAGCAGAAGTCAGCTGGACAGATGCTATGAAGCTTGGCATTAAAGCGCCACTCCGTGAATCTGGAAATATTGCAGGTTCAGGAGCATTTACGTTAATCGGGACAAAGGCAAGCCTTTATCTCGAGGAGGGCTTGATTATTGCCCAAGCGCATATTCATATGCAACCCCAGGATGCTACGAATTTAGGTGTACAGGATGGCGACTATGTAACGGTAGAAGCAGCTGGTATACGTCCGATTGCTTATCGGAATGTGAAGATTAGAGTTTCTGAGCGTTATCGTTTGGAAATGCATATCGATACTGATGAAGCCAATGCGGGGTTAATTACACAGGGGGCAACTGGTTATGTTGTTCGTCCTGGTGAGGTTAGCCAAAAAGTAGTAGAGGGGCATAGCACTCCTGAGAGTATTGTTAACAAGCAGTATAGCTTTACGAAGAAATTGTTATCCAATGATGATGTCAGGGATATTGAAGCATCTGAAATTATCGTGGAAAAGGGCACAATCATTACGGCACTTGCCCGTGATACTGCAAGAGATTTAGGTAAATCTATTTCCGTTAGAAAATAG
- a CDS encoding BMC domain-containing protein encodes MSQAIGMIETKGLVGSMEAADAMIKAANVRLIKQEFVDGGIVTVLVQGDVGAVQAAVEAGREAAKRVGELLGSHVIPRPDESVYNLVKPLDPKEQQTKSKPVSTTKAQTTKKTEE; translated from the coding sequence ATGAGTCAAGCGATCGGAATGATTGAAACAAAAGGATTAGTTGGTTCCATGGAAGCGGCAGATGCAATGATTAAAGCGGCTAATGTAAGGCTCATTAAGCAAGAGTTTGTGGATGGTGGAATCGTAACGGTGCTCGTTCAAGGTGATGTAGGAGCTGTGCAAGCAGCTGTCGAGGCTGGGCGTGAAGCCGCCAAGCGTGTGGGAGAACTGTTAGGATCACACGTCATTCCACGTCCAGACGAGTCCGTTTATAATTTGGTAAAACCTCTTGATCCGAAAGAACAACAGACGAAATCTAAACCTGTATCTACTACTAAAGCGCAAACGACAAAAAAGACTGAGGAATAA
- a CDS encoding glycine betaine ABC transporter substrate-binding protein: MKNKFITLILTVLVASMLSGCIFIEKDSLTLGSRNNTESIILSHVMGQLIENKTDIEVVYKENLGGSNVVWNAMLNDLIDVIPDYTGTIVVNYYHEDPGTAEETLATTKRLVNEDGIIAFDTFGFNNTYTLALDEARAEELGVKTFSDFANVSEDFVLGAVFEFIDRPDGLPGFQEEYGLKFKDVKGMDHGIMYRSIGAKEVDVINSYTTDGQLQDYDLRVLEDDKSYFPPYHALPLVRKETLVEYPEIEEVLKQLAGIIDEEAMQKMNAKVDNEGMMVEKVAQEFLIESGLIEE, encoded by the coding sequence ATGAAAAATAAATTCATAACATTGATATTGACAGTACTCGTAGCAAGTATGCTGTCAGGTTGTATTTTTATTGAAAAGGATTCACTAACATTAGGCTCTCGGAACAATACAGAAAGCATCATTTTGTCACATGTCATGGGGCAATTGATTGAAAATAAAACAGATATTGAAGTCGTTTACAAAGAAAACCTTGGCGGCTCGAACGTCGTCTGGAACGCTATGTTGAATGATCTGATTGATGTCATACCCGATTACACGGGGACGATTGTCGTCAACTATTACCATGAGGATCCAGGCACAGCCGAGGAGACGCTTGCGACTACGAAACGACTCGTCAATGAAGACGGCATTATCGCTTTCGACACATTCGGCTTCAATAATACGTACACATTAGCGTTAGATGAAGCAAGAGCCGAAGAACTTGGCGTCAAGACATTCAGTGACTTCGCTAACGTTTCGGAAGACTTCGTACTCGGTGCTGTCTTTGAATTTATCGACCGTCCAGATGGCTTACCTGGCTTCCAGGAGGAATATGGTTTGAAATTTAAAGATGTCAAAGGGATGGACCACGGCATTATGTACCGTTCCATTGGCGCTAAAGAAGTCGACGTCATCAACTCTTATACGACAGATGGCCAGCTGCAAGATTACGATTTGCGTGTGCTGGAGGACGATAAATCCTACTTCCCTCCCTACCACGCACTGCCGCTGGTGAGAAAAGAAACACTAGTGGAGTACCCAGAAATTGAAGAAGTCTTAAAACAACTAGCTGGCATTATCGACGAAGAAGCGATGCAGAAGATGAACGCTAAAGTTGATAATGAAGGCATGATGGTTGAAAAAGTGGCACAGGAGTTTTTGATTGAGTCAGGGTTAATTGAAGAATGA
- the mdh gene encoding malate dehydrogenase, which yields MAFRRHKIAVIGAGHTGATVALLLAQKELGDIVLLDIPEQESPTKGKALDMLQTGPIQRFNVKITGTSSYEHIQDADMVIITAGIARQPGMSRDDLVTTNAKIMRAVSEQVKKYAPDSTILILSNPVDAMTYVCYKTTGFPKNRVIGQSGVLDTARFNTFVAEELNISVEDISGFVLGGHGDDMVPLVRYSYAGGIPLEKLIPLDRLDAIVERTRKGGGEIVSLLGNGSAYYAPAASLVEMAEAIIKDKKRILPSIAYLEGEYGYNGLYLGVPTVIGGNGIESIIELPLTNEEQTALDKSAEAVRSVLDICSR from the coding sequence TTGGCTTTTCGAAGACATAAAATCGCCGTCATTGGTGCAGGACATACTGGCGCCACTGTAGCTTTACTGTTAGCACAAAAAGAGTTGGGAGATATTGTTTTACTCGATATTCCTGAACAAGAAAGCCCAACAAAAGGAAAAGCGTTGGATATGCTTCAAACGGGACCGATTCAACGTTTTAATGTGAAAATTACGGGGACGTCTAGCTATGAACATATTCAAGATGCAGACATGGTTATTATTACTGCAGGTATCGCAAGACAACCTGGAATGAGTAGAGACGATCTTGTTACGACGAATGCGAAAATCATGCGCGCTGTATCTGAACAAGTGAAAAAATATGCACCAGACAGCACAATTCTCATTTTAAGTAATCCCGTAGATGCCATGACCTATGTGTGCTATAAAACGACTGGGTTCCCTAAAAATAGGGTGATTGGTCAATCGGGTGTTCTAGATACAGCACGTTTTAACACTTTTGTTGCTGAAGAGTTAAATATTTCAGTGGAGGACATTTCAGGTTTTGTTTTAGGAGGACATGGGGATGATATGGTACCGCTCGTTAGATATTCTTATGCTGGCGGCATACCACTAGAGAAGCTCATACCCCTGGATCGGCTTGATGCAATTGTGGAGCGCACAAGAAAAGGCGGAGGGGAGATTGTTTCCTTACTCGGCAATGGAAGTGCCTATTATGCACCGGCAGCCTCACTCGTTGAAATGGCAGAAGCAATTATTAAGGACAAAAAGAGGATATTACCTTCGATTGCTTATTTAGAGGGTGAATACGGCTATAATGGGCTGTATTTAGGCGTTCCTACTGTGATTGGTGGTAACGGGATCGAAAGCATTATTGAACTACCACTGACAAATGAAGAGCAAACAGCACTTGATAAGTCGGCAGAGGCTGTTCGTTCAGTTCTTGATATTTGCAGTCGTTAA
- a CDS encoding EutN/CcmL family microcompartment protein, which produces MRLGKVIGNVWATRKEEGLQGVKLLIIQPEDAYGNAVRTHFVAADRLGAGIGDQVIVTSGGSSRYIDKDNPIPIDAVVIGIIDSTEVKRGEFDESSDRND; this is translated from the coding sequence ATGCGTCTAGGAAAAGTGATTGGCAATGTTTGGGCAACCCGCAAAGAAGAAGGACTACAAGGTGTGAAGTTATTGATTATTCAACCTGAGGATGCCTATGGAAATGCGGTCAGAACCCACTTCGTCGCGGCTGATCGGCTCGGTGCCGGAATCGGTGACCAAGTCATTGTAACGAGTGGCGGTTCATCACGTTATATTGATAAAGATAACCCCATTCCGATTGATGCAGTAGTAATTGGAATAATCGATTCAACAGAAGTGAAGAGAGGTGAATTCGATGAGTCAAGCGATCGGAATGATTGA
- a CDS encoding ribonucleotide reductase N-terminal alpha domain-containing protein yields the protein MSMQTKQHDLLTELCLDFGKKAVASLLEASTLWIKKFPNGSHADWSQSMISHALSQLSEHEPYWTFIAARIHLHDLYTKQRSPNIYTDFAAHITQLVALGLYDPILVERYSREELRLIGNLITPERDKLFTYSALQMMMSNYITRDADHKSVELPQERWLLIAMILMQNETEQRLEKIEEAYWAMSHLYMTVELPTLLNAGKLQKPGDNKPTASTNYLDVYHIGITKFLDGMIDDKVIYIPDLFMEQVESRGHWHLFDPHEVQTVMGYSLADFYDEKKGAGSFREKYMACVQHPKLNKKTIFAIDLMKQIMHSQLTTGFPHICYTDEIHRKKMNKHVATSEYTIVATHPTQLTHSSINLGRVVPAGVLERLITIQVRMIDNAIDLNVHSKPIDVQLRGLLLGTTGWHHLLALNKIRWESTEAVEFADELYENIAYLTISASMELAKEKGAYPLFKASEWYSGEYFEEREYHSKTWEKLRTDVASNGLRNGSMTAIASHSSTAILAASTVGIEPIIQKYYMEEQLDGVIPIIVPDLNPETRWFYKSGYFIDQQWTLRQNAARQRHIDQCISLNLYVPNTIQAIELLDLHVNAWKSSLKMTGTIHSHSNSLYFLNNAISF from the coding sequence ATGTCTATGCAAACAAAACAGCATGATTTATTAACTGAATTATGCTTGGATTTTGGGAAGAAGGCAGTAGCCTCTTTATTGGAAGCAAGTACATTATGGATAAAAAAATTCCCTAACGGCAGCCACGCTGATTGGTCACAGTCCATGATTTCACACGCTCTCAGCCAATTGAGTGAGCACGAACCCTACTGGACCTTTATCGCGGCACGAATTCATCTTCATGACCTCTATACCAAACAGCGTAGCCCGAACATCTACACGGATTTCGCGGCACATATTACCCAGCTAGTGGCACTTGGTTTGTATGACCCGATTTTAGTTGAACGCTATTCACGAGAAGAACTGCGACTTATTGGGAACTTAATCACCCCGGAACGAGACAAATTATTCACATACAGCGCCTTGCAAATGATGATGAGTAACTATATTACTAGGGATGCCGACCATAAATCTGTTGAACTTCCCCAAGAACGATGGCTTCTCATCGCAATGATCCTAATGCAAAACGAAACAGAGCAACGGCTCGAAAAAATTGAAGAAGCCTATTGGGCAATGAGTCATTTGTATATGACGGTCGAATTACCCACCTTGTTAAACGCCGGAAAACTTCAAAAACCAGGTGACAATAAGCCAACAGCATCTACCAACTACCTAGATGTATACCATATAGGCATTACTAAGTTTCTTGACGGTATGATAGATGACAAAGTTATCTATATCCCTGACTTATTTATGGAACAAGTGGAATCACGCGGCCATTGGCATCTGTTCGACCCACATGAGGTGCAGACAGTTATGGGGTATTCCCTTGCCGATTTTTATGATGAAAAGAAGGGGGCTGGCTCATTCCGTGAAAAATACATGGCGTGTGTTCAGCATCCGAAACTTAACAAAAAGACCATTTTTGCCATCGACCTCATGAAGCAAATCATGCATAGCCAGCTAACAACAGGCTTTCCACATATCTGCTATACGGATGAAATTCATCGTAAAAAGATGAACAAACATGTAGCTACGTCTGAATACACGATTGTTGCCACACATCCAACTCAGCTCACCCACTCGTCTATCAACCTTGGACGTGTAGTTCCTGCTGGTGTATTGGAGCGACTCATCACGATTCAAGTGCGTATGATCGACAACGCCATTGACCTAAACGTTCATTCAAAGCCAATAGATGTACAATTGCGTGGACTATTGCTAGGCACAACGGGCTGGCATCACTTACTCGCCCTAAATAAAATTCGTTGGGAATCAACGGAAGCAGTAGAGTTTGCTGATGAATTATACGAGAACATCGCCTATTTGACGATTTCAGCTTCAATGGAACTCGCTAAGGAAAAAGGGGCCTATCCTTTATTCAAAGCATCAGAATGGTATAGCGGAGAGTATTTTGAAGAGAGGGAATACCATTCAAAGACATGGGAAAAACTTCGGACAGACGTTGCATCAAACGGCTTGCGAAACGGCTCTATGACGGCGATAGCATCCCATTCATCGACAGCAATCCTTGCAGCTAGTACCGTCGGCATTGAACCTATCATTCAAAAATACTATATGGAAGAACAGTTAGACGGAGTCATTCCAATTATTGTACCAGATTTAAATCCAGAAACACGTTGGTTTTATAAATCAGGATACTTCATCGACCAACAATGGACATTGAGGCAAAATGCAGCGCGCCAACGTCATATCGATCAATGCATTTCACTGAACCTGTACGTGCCTAATACAATTCAAGCAATTGAACTACTAGACCTGCACGTAAACGCTTGGAAAAGTAGCCTGAAAATGACCGGCACCATCCATTCACACTCAAACTCTCTATATTTTTTAAATAATGCTATTTCATTCTAA
- a CDS encoding nuclease-related domain-containing protein — translation MLEAKYAALKAGFGGEQQLDKVFENYTFSMKYRVLHDLSLRSSTHFQIDTLFITPSYAVIFEVKNIAGELKVVKNPPQLIRKLDNGEVKGFNSPITQLQSNCELLQDWFHSKNVSLPIYGAIVLAYSKQRIELFDTKTPFLFPNAVPTYIRSLPIETPLLDDVAFTGVAHELVASHREFIPNPICLTYPEIKNKIITGVACPSCGFLGMQKYMKGWRCAACDRTSIDAHKQAIRDWFLLYGGKMMNKDCREFLHIERQSATRILQSMNLRTEGANRNRTYSLFK, via the coding sequence ATGCTGGAGGCCAAATATGCTGCCCTGAAAGCTGGATTTGGTGGAGAACAGCAATTGGACAAGGTCTTTGAAAACTATACCTTTTCAATGAAATATCGCGTACTGCATGATCTATCCCTTAGATCTAGCACTCACTTTCAAATCGACACATTATTTATTACCCCATCATATGCAGTCATTTTTGAAGTGAAGAATATTGCAGGAGAATTAAAAGTTGTAAAAAATCCGCCACAATTAATTCGTAAGCTAGATAATGGGGAAGTGAAAGGTTTTAACAGCCCCATTACACAACTACAAAGTAATTGCGAGTTATTGCAGGACTGGTTTCATTCAAAAAATGTTTCATTGCCGATTTATGGCGCCATTGTGTTGGCCTATTCAAAACAGCGTATTGAACTATTTGATACGAAAACCCCATTCTTATTTCCGAATGCAGTCCCCACGTATATTCGTAGTCTCCCAATAGAAACCCCACTGTTGGATGATGTAGCATTTACAGGGGTAGCGCATGAACTTGTCGCTAGCCATCGCGAATTTATTCCCAACCCTATTTGTCTAACTTACCCTGAAATTAAAAATAAAATTATAACAGGTGTTGCATGCCCATCCTGCGGTTTTTTAGGTATGCAGAAATATATGAAGGGATGGCGTTGCGCGGCGTGCGATAGGACAAGCATCGACGCGCATAAACAAGCGATTCGTGATTGGTTCCTTTTATATGGCGGGAAAATGATGAATAAAGATTGCCGTGAGTTTTTGCATATTGAGCGTCAAAGTGCGACACGAATTTTACAAAGTATGAACTTGCGAACGGAGGGAGCGAATCGTAATCGGACATATTCATTGTTTAAATGA
- a CDS encoding BMC domain-containing protein: MNREGSALGMVETKGLVGAIEAADAMVKAASVHLVGKVHVGGGIVTVLVRGDVGAVKAATDAGAAAAQRVGELLSVHVIPRPHDELEILLPKSDN; this comes from the coding sequence ATGAATAGAGAAGGATCAGCGTTAGGAATGGTAGAAACTAAAGGATTAGTCGGTGCAATTGAAGCAGCGGACGCAATGGTGAAGGCAGCGAGTGTACATCTAGTTGGGAAAGTACATGTAGGTGGCGGAATTGTAACGGTTTTAGTACGTGGAGATGTAGGCGCAGTGAAAGCAGCTACAGATGCAGGCGCAGCGGCAGCACAACGTGTAGGAGAATTGCTATCTGTTCATGTCATTCCAAGACCGCATGATGAGTTGGAAATACTATTACCTAAATCAGACAACTAA